A region from the Deinococcus budaensis genome encodes:
- a CDS encoding 3'-5' exonuclease encodes MPLLNVIDVEATCWAGEPPPGQYSEIIEIGVCVLDLSTLERVEKRSLLVRPEHSEVSEFCTGLTGLTPEEVATGLRFQDACEVLRRDFDSASRLWASWGDYDRWQFERQCGEEVPSPFGVGHTNAKGVYAAGYGLRRAGMARALRHAGLPLEGTHHRGADDAWNIAALIARMVRDGVWQEAALQALIDLDQELGLL; translated from the coding sequence ATGCCCCTGTTGAATGTCATCGACGTGGAGGCCACCTGCTGGGCGGGTGAGCCCCCGCCAGGCCAATACAGCGAGATCATTGAGATCGGCGTGTGCGTTCTCGACCTGAGCACCCTGGAACGGGTGGAGAAGCGCAGCCTGCTTGTACGCCCCGAGCACTCCGAGGTCAGCGAGTTCTGTACCGGGCTGACCGGCCTCACGCCCGAAGAGGTGGCGACGGGTCTCCGCTTCCAGGACGCCTGCGAGGTGCTGCGGCGCGACTTTGACAGTGCCTCACGCCTGTGGGCGAGCTGGGGCGACTATGACCGCTGGCAGTTCGAACGGCAGTGCGGGGAAGAAGTCCCCTCCCCATTCGGCGTGGGTCACACCAATGCCAAGGGGGTGTACGCGGCCGGGTATGGGCTGAGGCGGGCGGGGATGGCCCGGGCGCTCAGGCACGCGGGGCTGCCGCTGGAGGGCACCCACCACCGGGGGGCGGACGACGCCTGGAACATCGCGGCGCTCATTGCCCGCATGGTGCGCGACGGGGTGTGGCAGGAGGCGGCCCTGCAAGCCCTGATCGACCTTGATCAGGAACTGGGCCTGCTCTGA